In one Silene latifolia isolate original U9 population chromosome 10, ASM4854445v1, whole genome shotgun sequence genomic region, the following are encoded:
- the LOC141608519 gene encoding uncharacterized protein LOC141608519, with product MTINETVASDASYSNPYDDPTFLAPSDAPGMELSNTKFSGTNFISWSRCVVMALGTKNKQGFLTGAVAMPALTSPKLQQWLRSDNMVRCWYGQSNAPLLFQLKKDLKKISQGNDSVAEYFTKLKRFWDDIDELEVIPECNCGAMSKCSCNLYKKLFDMAQMEKVMSFLMGLSDIYEYPRSNMLAMDSIPPLNKVYSIIQQIESQKMLSNIVNSSQDNNAMHASKSSGKTPWNVWKRADKDKDDAKTKVDDRWCHHCKKKGHLPDACFVKYPELKAKYMARFSNANGAFSGYMPGGSGFNQKSSAFQYGQSSHPQFAQGQSSGQFVQGQATFQNQNQQGFAANSYNQQGFTQQGFGAQQSQPAQQVQFHPVMLTALYNHMMQVAQAKDESPIDLSDASVNFTGITLASNKACDACYDAWIIDSGATDHMTGHKQYYDNLNLLKKPVLIGLLDGSSQLVTHGGSITLESGIKLHDALYDPASSIPNNTSCNCSSTVHCNKVPDLDTLHARLGHTSLSKMQHIDSIHCKHLKQYQCETCLQAKIHRLPFPRSNSRAACKFELIHVDLWGPYKVATITGAHYFFTIVDDHTRVTWTFLLKYKTQVASTFENFLAQVGNVYNSSVKVVRSDNGTEIIQDTCLGMLAKRGILHQKSVPGVPQQNGRVERKHKHLVETARAMLLYAKLPKRFWGESILTATYLINKLPSPVLGWKSPYEVLMGKLPTYEELRVFGCLCYAPINASHKDKFASKGRRCLFIGYPFGQKAYKLFDLDTKKVIISRDVIFLENKFPFHNSVSNTDNISIPADFAANTDEPVHQHSPDPPREPHYQAALHVVRYLKGTVDAALFYPANNIMQMKAYCDADWGSCSFSCKSLTGHCVFLGDSLVSWKTKKQKTVSKSSAESEYRAMSYTASKIVWVQALLQDFGVHVPKPIQLNCDNKAAQHIAANPVFHERTKHINIDCHYIRERIQEGLICTNHVKSSLQLADLMTNPLGAQQHHFLSCKLGMHFTSAHALPT from the exons ATGACGATAAATGAAACAGTTGCTTCTGATGCTTCGTACAGTAATCCGTATGATGATCCGACTTTTCTTGCTCCTTCTGATGCACCTGGTATGGAACTCAGTAATACTAAGTTTTCTGGTACTAACTTCATCTCTTGGAGTAGATGTGTGGTAATGGCGTTAGGAACGAAGAATAAGCAAGGATTCCTCACCGGCGCTGTTGCTATGCCTGCTCTTACTTCTCCTAAGCTTCAGCAATGGTTGCGTAGTGATAATATGGTGCGTTGCTG GTATGGTCAATCCAATGCTCCTCTATTGTTTCAATTAAAAaaggatttgaagaaaatttCACAAGGAAATGATTCTGTTGCTGAGTATTTCACCAAATTGAAACGTTTCTGGGATGATATTGATGAATTAGAGGTCATACCTGAGTGTAATTGTGGTGCTATGAGTAAATGCTCTTGTAATTTGTACAAGAAATTGTTTGATATGGCTCAGATGGAAAAGGTCATGAGTTTTCTGATGGGATTAAGTGATATATATGAATATCCTAGGTCGAATATGCTGGCTATGGATTCTATTCCTCCTCTTAACAAGGTTTACTCTATTATTCAGCAAATTGAAAGTCAGAAAATGCTGTCTAATATTGTTAATTCGTCTCAAGACAACAATGCTATGCATGCTTCTAAATCGTCTGGTAAAACTCCTTGGAATGTGTGGAAAAGAGCTGATAAAGACAAAGATGATGCTAAAACTAAGGTTGATGACAGATGGTGTCATCACTGTAAGAAGAAAGGTCATTTGCCTGATGCTTGTTTTGTCAAGTATCCTGAGTTAAAGGCTAAGTATATGGCTCGGTTCTCTAATGCTAATGGTGCTTTTTCTGGATATATGCCTGGTGGATCTGGTTTTAATCAGAAATCCTCAGCTTTTCAGTATGGACAGTCTTCTCATCCACAGTTTGCTCAAGGACAAAGTTCAGGACAATTTGTTCAAGGACAAGCCACTTTTCAGAATCAGAATCAACAGGGTTTTGCTGCCAATTCCTATAATCAGCAAGGATTTACTCAGCAAGGATTTGGAGCTCAGCAATCTCAACCTGCTCAGCAAGTTCAATTTCATCCTGTGATGTTGACTGCATTGTATAATCATATGATGCAAGTGGCACAGGCTAAGGATGAATCTCCTATTGATCTTTCTGATGCTTCAGTAAATTTTACAGGTATCACTCTAGCTTCTAATAAAGCTTGTGATGCTTGTTATGATGCATGGATTATAGATTCAGGAGCCACAGATCATATGACAGGCCATAAACAATATTATGATAATCTGAATTTGTTAAAAAAGCCTGTTCTAATTGGTTTGCTTGATGGTTCATCTCAATTAGTGACTCATGGTGGTTCAATAACCCTTGAGTCTGGTATTAAGTTGCATGATGCTCTATAT GACCCTGCTTCTAGCATTCCT AATAATACCAGTTGTAATTGTTCTAGTACTGTCCATTGTAATAAGGTACCTGATCTAGATACTCTCCATGCTAGGTTAGGTCATACATCTCTGTCAAAAATGCAGCATATAGATAGTATTCATTGCAAACATCTGAAGCAATATCAGTGTGAGACTTGTTTACAAGCAAAGATACATAGGTTACCTTTTCCTAGGAGTAATAGTAGAGCTGCTTGTAAGTTTGAACTCATTCATGTGGATTTATGGGGCCCTTATAAAGTGGCTACTATTACTGGTGCACATTATTTTTTCACTATTGTTGATGATCATACTAGAGTAACTTGGACTTTTTTACTTAAATATAAGACCCAAGTGGCTTCtacttttgaaaatttcttgGCTCAAGTTGGCAATGTGTATAATTCTTCTGTTAAAGTTGTAAGAAGTGATAATGGTACTGAAATCATACAAGACACTTGTCTTGGTATGTTAGCAAAGAGAGGCATCTTGCATCAAAAGAGTGTTCCAGGAGTGCCTCAACAAAATGGTAGAGTGGAGAGAAAACACAAACATTTGGTTGAGACTGCTAGGGCCATGCTCTTATATGCCAAGTTGCCTAAGAGATTTTGGGGAGAAAGTATTTTGACTGCTACCTACCTGATTAATAAACTTCCATCTCCTGTTTTAGGATGGAAGAGTCCTTATGAGGTTTTGATGGGAAAATTACCCACTTATGAGGAGTTAAGGGTTTTTGGATGTTTGTGTTATGCCCCTATAAATGCTAGTCATAAGGACAAATTTGCCTCCAAAGGGAGAAGGTGCTTGTTTATAGGCTATCCTTTTGGGCAAAAGGCTTATAAGCTGTTTGATTTAGACACTAAGAAAGTTATTATTAGCAGGGATGTGATATTCTTAGAAAATAAATTTCCTTTCCATAACAGTGTTTCAAACACTGATAACATTTCA ATTCCTGCTGATTTTGCAGCTAATACTGATGAGCCTGTTCATCAGCACAGTCCTGATCCTCCCAGAGAACCTCACTATCAAGCTGCATTACATGTTGTGAGATATCTCAAAGGAACAGTTGATGCTGCATTATTTTACCCTGCCAACAATATTATGCAAATGAAGGCATACTGTGATGCTGACTGGGGCTCTTGTAGTTTTAGCTGTAAGTCATTAACTGGTCACTGTGTGTTCTTAGGAGACTCATTGGTGTCTTGGAAGACAAAGAAGCAGAAAACTGTGTCCAAAAGCTCTGCTGAATCAGAGTATAGGGCTATGTCCTACACTGCTTCTAAGATTGTCTGGGTTCAGGCGCTGTTACAGGATTTTGGAGTTCATGTTCCCAAACCCATTCAGTTAAATTGTGACAACAAGGCAGCTCAACACATTGCAGCCAATCCTGTTTTCCATGAGCGAACCAAGCATATTAACATTGATTGTCATTACATTAGGGAGAGGATACAGGAAGGACTAATATGTACAAATCATGTTAAGTCTAGTCTACAGTTGGCTGATCTCATGACAAATCCCTTGGGAGCTCAGCAACATCACTTTCTTTCGTGCAAGTTAGGAATGCATTTCACCTCTGCTCATGCACTTCCAACTTGA
- the LOC141608520 gene encoding uncharacterized protein LOC141608520 translates to MVNITFLEYNAQFIHMLVTDINSQQRFYCTMVYAFNEECIEDCDLSDMPATGAFYTWNNKQPPDTRIYSRLDKVFINQAWAAQLPDYSANFLPEGHFDHTPCLVDVAQQDILGTKMYRVIRKLKLLKPQLKKLNKTIFSDVENKTDLAQTELFDIQKKLIQSPDNADLVRQELQANQNFVWLLKAKMNFLRQKAKAHWLAEGDANSSYFHGVIKARRCTNTIQQIRDHKGKLFTEEKGIQ, encoded by the exons ATGGTTAATATTACATTCTTAGAGTATAATGCTCAATTTATTCATATGCTAGTAACTGATATCAATTCTCAGCAGCGTTTTTATTGTACCATGGTGTATGCTTTTAATGAG GAGTGCATTGAGGACTGTGACTTGAGTGACATGCCTGCCACAGGTGCATTCTATACTTGGAACAATAAGCAACCCCCTGACACAAGAATTTATAGCAGATTGGACAAAGTGTTCATAAACCAAGCCTGGGCTGCTCAGTTACCTGATTATTCTGCTAATTTCCTTCCTGAGGGCCATTTTGATCACACCCCATGCTTGGTGGATGTGGCACAG CAAGATATCTTGGGGACCAAAATGTATAGGGTCATTAGGAAGCTTAAACTTCTGAAACCCCAATTAAAGAAGCTTAACAAGACAATTTTTTCTGATGTGGAAAACAAGACTGATTTGGCTCAGACAGAACTATTTGATATTCAAAAGAAGCTAATTCAGAGCCCTGATAATGCTGATTTGGTGAGACAGGAGTTACAAGCTAATCAGAATTTTGTCTGGCTCCTTAAGGCTAAGATGAATTTTCTGAGACAAAAAGCAAAGGCTCATTGGCTAGCAGAAGGGGATGCAAATTCTTCCTATTTTCATGGAGTTATCAAGGCAAGGAGATGTACAAATACTATTCAACAGATCAGGGATCATAAAGGAAAGCTCTTTACTGAGGAGAAGGGTATTCAATAA